The sequence below is a genomic window from Bdellovibrionota bacterium.
TCTTACCGTATCGGCCGACGATACGATCGAGAAAATGTTGGAGAAGCCGGACGCGTCCAATTGGATCGTTGTCAGCTCGGATCGGCGAATTCAGTCGGCTGCGGACCGCGCTCATGCATCGCCCATCTCTTTGCAAGAATTCGCTGGCAAGTTGAGACAGGGTTCCTCCCCCGCTTCCTCAACCGTACCTCCCTGGCTCGAGGGAAGAACGGACGAGGGACCAAGGAACGAAAACAAAGGCGCCTCGTCCCGGCTTTCCAAGATATGCTGTATCAAAATTTTCTTGGATCCCTTACCGCCACGTGAGTCTGTAAGCACTGGTCGGATCTACGCTCATTAACGCAATTCGACTTGCCAACGTTTGGATTCAGCCGTCATGACGGTATGAGACCCCACGTATACCAGAAGGTCTACCCCTCCCGCTTTCAGGCTTTGCTCGGCCTCTTTCGTTCGTGCGTCGATCCCTCCCAACCCCCGGGCTTCATCCTTCCGTACAACCCTCCCATTCTTGAAATTTCCTTCATGCCCCGAGTGAGCCTCGGCTCTCTCTATCCTCCCCTATTTCCCGCTTCTCCATCCTCGTTCGTCTCCCTTTTCACATCGGTCGCGTCTATATTCCCTCCCAACCCCCGGGCTTCATCCTTCCGTACAACCCTCCCATTCTTGAAATTTCCTTTTAGGCGGCGTACTTCAGCCGAGAGTGGGGGCATCCGGTCGCTTTAGTGAAAGGACTTCGCGTGGGACAGATGCTGGAAGCCGCGCACGAAAGAAAAATGGAGCTTCTGTACAGCATCGGCGGCAATCTCTTCGAGACGATGCCGGATCCTACGTACATGCGCGAAGCGATGGAGCGCGTTCCGTTGCGCGTTCATCAGGACATTGTGTTCAACCGATCCACCGTCCTGGAAGGGGAAGAAGTCATCGTTTTACCCGCCCAGACACGCTACGAGCAGCGCGGCGGGGGAAC
It includes:
- a CDS encoding NYN domain-containing protein, which encodes MTRILIDGYNLLAVTGHPDREALIRSLVEYRTVKGHQITIVFDGTHGGTGHGDHFQTGGIEVIFSPLTVSADDTIEKMLEKPDASNWIVVSSDRRIQSAADRAHASPISLQEFAGKLRQGSSPASSTVPPWLEGRTDEGPRNENKGASSRLSKICCIKIFLDPLPPRESVSTGRIYAH